A window from Syntrophorhabdaceae bacterium encodes these proteins:
- a CDS encoding TRAP transporter fused permease subunit, translating into MDLRKWIIVVLSAFGIFLAIDQVFYLSLLGNLDLENSYSYLLMALFLSSVFLTFRLNGQGKYKTISVWLDGVLFLASLLISLYMAVEGYDILMKGWSAVAPMHMIVLSTILWFLVLEATRRTGGLALSIVVACFSFYPLWAELMPGLLKGAGLDFQATVAYHIMSPDSALGIPLKTVGNILIGYLIFGVALGVTGAGDFFLKLATSLFGHARGGVAKVAVIASALFGSVNGSAVANVMTIGSITIPLMKRVGYPAHFAAAVEACASNGGQLMPPVMGAVAFVMASFLNIPYLHVVLAAIVPSLLYYFGLLVQVDGRAVSLGLSGLPKSELPSFRETIKEGWFYLFSLIILLTFLFYRMETQAPFYASVFLLLITNLKKNTRLSPKKAQEFFYGFAQTMIQLVAILCAVGMVIGSLAITGVAHAFPSEILHLAGKNLPFMIFLTAMASFILGMGMSAIAVYIFTAVILAPALVELGLNVMAVHMFLLYCGILSFITPPVCIAVYPAAAFAGASVMKTGWTAVRLGAVLFIIPFFFIIEPALVLQGSISKIIYSCGTAFFGVWLLASSLEGYLAWVGRFGARKGDNKFEWFFNNLLRCGLFISGFLFMIPGILTDIAGLMVAACVIPLQYKLNRRSIDVK; encoded by the coding sequence ATGGATCTCAGAAAATGGATTATTGTTGTGCTGTCTGCCTTTGGTATATTCCTGGCAATCGACCAGGTGTTCTATCTCTCCCTTCTTGGTAATCTCGATCTTGAGAATTCTTACAGTTACCTGCTCATGGCTCTTTTCCTCTCAAGCGTGTTTCTGACATTCAGATTAAACGGACAGGGGAAGTATAAGACGATCTCTGTATGGCTTGATGGAGTGTTGTTTCTCGCGAGCCTTCTTATCAGTCTGTATATGGCCGTGGAAGGTTACGATATACTTATGAAAGGCTGGAGCGCCGTCGCCCCCATGCACATGATTGTCCTCAGCACTATACTCTGGTTCCTGGTATTGGAGGCAACGCGGCGCACCGGCGGACTTGCCCTGTCCATTGTTGTGGCTTGTTTTTCATTTTATCCACTATGGGCCGAACTTATGCCCGGACTGTTGAAAGGGGCCGGTCTCGACTTTCAGGCGACAGTTGCTTATCATATTATGAGTCCTGATAGTGCCCTGGGTATACCGCTCAAAACGGTGGGCAATATCCTCATAGGGTATCTTATCTTCGGTGTTGCTCTGGGCGTTACCGGTGCAGGTGATTTCTTCTTGAAGCTGGCCACGAGTCTTTTTGGCCATGCGCGAGGAGGTGTGGCGAAGGTGGCCGTCATAGCCAGCGCTCTTTTTGGTTCAGTGAACGGCAGCGCGGTGGCAAACGTGATGACCATCGGTTCTATAACGATCCCTCTAATGAAGAGAGTAGGTTATCCTGCCCATTTTGCCGCTGCTGTTGAGGCATGCGCATCGAATGGCGGGCAGCTTATGCCCCCTGTGATGGGTGCAGTAGCCTTCGTCATGGCATCTTTCTTGAACATTCCATACCTTCACGTGGTACTTGCTGCCATAGTGCCCTCTCTTCTTTATTATTTTGGACTTCTTGTCCAGGTAGATGGCAGGGCTGTGTCACTGGGGTTAAGCGGGTTGCCCAAATCTGAGCTTCCCTCATTCAGAGAAACCATAAAGGAAGGCTGGTTTTACCTCTTTTCCCTGATAATTCTTTTAACGTTCTTGTTTTATAGGATGGAGACGCAGGCACCCTTTTACGCATCGGTCTTTCTTCTTCTCATAACCAACCTGAAGAAAAATACAAGGCTGAGCCCTAAGAAGGCTCAGGAATTTTTTTATGGTTTTGCTCAGACGATGATCCAGCTTGTAGCAATTCTCTGTGCTGTGGGGATGGTCATAGGGTCACTCGCGATCACAGGGGTTGCCCATGCTTTCCCGAGTGAGATCTTGCACCTTGCGGGCAAGAACCTGCCATTTATGATATTTCTCACGGCAATGGCGAGCTTTATCCTGGGAATGGGCATGAGTGCAATAGCCGTATATATCTTTACGGCCGTGATACTGGCCCCGGCTCTTGTGGAGTTGGGGCTCAATGTGATGGCAGTGCATATGTTTCTCCTCTATTGCGGCATACTGTCATTTATCACCCCACCCGTATGCATTGCGGTATATCCTGCGGCAGCCTTCGCCGGAGCCAGCGTGATGAAGACCGGGTGGACGGCTGTGCGCCTGGGTGCAGTTTTATTCATAATTCCTTTCTTTTTTATTATAGAACCGGCCCTCGTGTTGCAGGGGTCTATCTCTAAAATAATCTATTCATGCGGTACAGCCTTCTTTGGAGTGTGGCTATTGGCATCTTCCCTGGAAGGATATCTCGCCTGGGTTGGTCGTTTTGGTGCTCGCAAAGGTGATAACAAATTCGAATGGTTCTTCAATAATTTATTAAGATGCGGACTGTTTATATCTGGCTTCTTGTTTATGATTCCGGGAATCTTGACTGATATTGCCGGATTAATGGTTGCAGCGTGTGTAATACCTTTACAATACAAACTCAATAGAAGAAGTATAGATGTTAAATAA